A genomic segment from Malus domestica chromosome 05, GDT2T_hap1 encodes:
- the LOC103435632 gene encoding putative germin-like protein 2-3 isoform X1, which produces MATQLLVLTTFLAVTCSLVVAFEPSPLQDFCVADATSTGLFARVNGLPCLDSKLATADHFFFSGLHIPGNTSNPVGGKVTPVSVAQLPGLNTLGISLARIDYAPMGVIPPHTHPRATEILTVLKGKLNVGFVTSNPENKLFSKVLKKGDVFVFPVGLVHYQQNLGSGTAISLSSLSSQNPGVNTIANVVFGSNPAISEDVLAKSFQVDKSVISDLQAKF; this is translated from the exons ATGGCAACCCAACTTTTGGTATTAACTACTTTCCTAGCCGTCACATGTTCTCTAGTCGTTGCTTTTGAGCCTAGTCCATTGCAAGATTTTTGTGTTGCTGACGCTACTAGCACAGGTTTGT TTGCAAGAGTAAATGGTCTGCCTTGCTTGGACTCGAAGCTTGCAACAGCTGACCATTTCTTCTTCAGTGGACTTCACATCCCAGGCAACACCTCAAACCCTGTTGGTGGAAAAGTCACCCCTGTCAGTGTGGCTCAACTTCCGGGACTCAACACCCTCGGCATCTCGCTAGCTCGCATCGACTACGCGCCAATGGGTGTTATCCCTCCCCACACCCATCCCCGCGCCACCGAGATTCTGACGGTCTTGAAAGGCAAGCTCAATGTTGGGTTTGTGACCTCAAACCCCGAGAACAAGCTCTTCTCGAAGGTCCTTAAGAAGGGTGATGTGTTTGTGTTCCCTGTTGGACTAGTTCACTATCAGCAAAACCTGGGTTCTGGAACTGCCATCTCTCTATCTTCTTTGAGCAGCCAAAACCCTGGAGTCAACACCATTGCTAACGTTGTGTTTGGATCCAATCCTGCTATTTCTGAGGATGTTCTAGCCAAGTCTTTTCAGGTGGACAAATCCGTAATTAGCGATCTTCAAGCCAAATTTTAG
- the LOC103435632 gene encoding putative germin-like protein 2-1 isoform X2, which yields MATQLLVLTTFLAVTCSLVVAFEPSPLQDFCVADATSTGLVNGLPCLDSKLATADHFFFSGLHIPGNTSNPVGGKVTPVSVAQLPGLNTLGISLARIDYAPMGVIPPHTHPRATEILTVLKGKLNVGFVTSNPENKLFSKVLKKGDVFVFPVGLVHYQQNLGSGTAISLSSLSSQNPGVNTIANVVFGSNPAISEDVLAKSFQVDKSVISDLQAKF from the exons ATGGCAACCCAACTTTTGGTATTAACTACTTTCCTAGCCGTCACATGTTCTCTAGTCGTTGCTTTTGAGCCTAGTCCATTGCAAGATTTTTGTGTTGCTGACGCTACTAGCACAGGTTT AGTAAATGGTCTGCCTTGCTTGGACTCGAAGCTTGCAACAGCTGACCATTTCTTCTTCAGTGGACTTCACATCCCAGGCAACACCTCAAACCCTGTTGGTGGAAAAGTCACCCCTGTCAGTGTGGCTCAACTTCCGGGACTCAACACCCTCGGCATCTCGCTAGCTCGCATCGACTACGCGCCAATGGGTGTTATCCCTCCCCACACCCATCCCCGCGCCACCGAGATTCTGACGGTCTTGAAAGGCAAGCTCAATGTTGGGTTTGTGACCTCAAACCCCGAGAACAAGCTCTTCTCGAAGGTCCTTAAGAAGGGTGATGTGTTTGTGTTCCCTGTTGGACTAGTTCACTATCAGCAAAACCTGGGTTCTGGAACTGCCATCTCTCTATCTTCTTTGAGCAGCCAAAACCCTGGAGTCAACACCATTGCTAACGTTGTGTTTGGATCCAATCCTGCTATTTCTGAGGATGTTCTAGCCAAGTCTTTTCAGGTGGACAAATCCGTAATTAGCGATCTTCAAGCCAAATTTTAG